One Epidermidibacterium keratini DNA segment encodes these proteins:
- a CDS encoding demethylmenaquinone methyltransferase: MFDGVARRYDITNTVMTGGLDRVWRTATRKALQLKAGQRVLDLACGTGVSTAELAKSGAYCVGADFSLGMLRAGMQTERVRRAAVPLVAADALHLPFADQSFDAVLISFGLRNVADVPQALREMLRVTKPGGRLAICEFSTPTTTLMRRAYFDVVLKALPHLAASSASNAEAYDYLAESIRAWPDQQGLAELIDDAGWISPQWRNLTGGIVAIHRATRPLV, from the coding sequence ATGTTTGACGGCGTCGCGCGCCGCTACGACATCACCAACACCGTCATGACCGGCGGCCTGGACCGGGTCTGGCGCACCGCGACCCGCAAGGCGCTGCAGCTCAAGGCCGGCCAACGCGTGCTCGACCTGGCCTGCGGCACCGGCGTCTCGACCGCCGAGCTGGCGAAGTCCGGCGCCTACTGCGTGGGGGCCGATTTCTCTCTCGGGATGCTGCGCGCCGGTATGCAAACCGAGCGAGTACGCCGGGCCGCCGTACCCCTCGTCGCCGCCGACGCGCTGCACCTGCCGTTTGCCGACCAGAGCTTCGATGCGGTCCTGATCTCGTTCGGCCTGCGTAACGTCGCCGACGTGCCGCAGGCGCTGCGCGAGATGCTGCGCGTCACCAAGCCCGGCGGTCGGCTGGCGATCTGCGAGTTCTCGACCCCCACCACGACGCTGATGCGCCGCGCCTACTTCGACGTCGTACTCAAGGCCCTGCCGCATCTGGCCGCCAGCTCTGCCTCCAACGCCGAGGCCTACGACTACCTGGCCGAGTCGATCCGAGCATGGCCGGACCAGCAGGGGCTGGCCGAGCTGATCGACGATGCCGGCTGGATCTCCCCACAGTGGCGAAACCTCACCGGCGGAATCGTGGCGATCCACCGGGCCACGCGTCCGCTGGTATGA